In Etheostoma cragini isolate CJK2018 unplaced genomic scaffold, CSU_Ecrag_1.0 ScbMSFa_723, whole genome shotgun sequence, the genomic window GTCACGACCTCTAACTCACAGTCACGACCTCTAACTCACAGTCACGACCTCTAGCTCACAGTCACGACCTCTAACTCACAGTCACGACCTCTAGCTCACAGTCACGACCTCTAGCTCACAGTCACGTCATCACATGTTTATGTACACCATAACTCTGGAGGAAAGTATATCGGGGCGCCGCTCTACCTCCTCACATGGCTAATAAGATCTAACACATGGCTAATAACTTGTAATAACACGTAATAACACGTAATAACACGTAATAACACGTAATAACACGTAATAACTTGTAATAACTTGTAATAACTTGTAATAACTTGTAATAACATGTAATAACATGTAATAACATGTAATAACTTGTAATAACTTGTAATAACTTGTAATAACACGTAATAACACGTAATAACTTGTAATAACTTGTAATAACATGTAATAACTTGTAATAACTTGTGATAACATGTAATAACTTGTAATAACACCTAATAACTTGTAATAACTTGTAATAACACGTAATAACTTGTAATAACTTGTAATAACTTGTAATAACATGTAATAACTTGTAATAACTTGTAATAACATGTAATAACTTGTAATAACTTGTAATAACTTGTAATAACTTGTAATAACTTGTAATAACACCTAATAACACGTAATAACTTGTAATAACTTGTAATAACTTGTAATCTAACAGACTAGGCGTCCAGGTGGTCACCTGCGAACATGGCGGCCATGTTGACGTCGTTCTCGGACACGTCTCCGATGCCGAagtgcagcagctccagctcaCACTGCTGCTGGGCGTCGTACGTGTCCAGGATGTTGAGGACGGTCTCCACCGAGCCGTCCACGTCGCCTGGGgacagaggtcaaaggtcaaaacaGCTTCAGGCTCTCACATTATAGAGACGTTTGTTATTAACGCAGCCCTGTTAGACacgtctgtgtatgtgtgtctgtgtgtgtgtgtgtgtctgtgtgtctctgtgtgtgtgtctttctatgtgtgtgtgtgtgtgtgtgtacctttgaTGATGAGTGCTAGGCTCCGCCCCTCCCTGGCGGTCCTCTCGCTGGACCGCAGGGCGACCTGCTtcctttgagtgtgtgtgtgtgtgtgtctgtgtgtgtgtgcgtgactctgtgtgtgtctttctatgtgtgtgtctttctatgtgtgtctgtgtgtacctCTCATGATGAGTGCTAGGCTCCGCCCCTCCCTGGCGGTCCTCTCGCAGGGCCGCAGGGCGACCtgcttcctttgtgtgtgtgtgtgtgtgtgtgtgtgtgtgtgtgtgtgtctctgtgtgtgtgtgtgtgtgtacctttgaTGATGAGTGCTAGGCTCCGCCCCTCCCTGGCGGTCCTCTCGCTGGGCCGCAGGGCAACCtgcttcctttgtgtgtgtgtgtgtgtgtgtgtgtgtgtgtgtgtgtgtgtgtgtctctgtgtgtgtgtgtgtgtgtctctgtgtgtgtgtgtgtgtacctttgaTGATAAGTGCTAGGCTCCGCCCCTCCCTGGGGGTCCTCTCGCTGGGCCGCAGGGCGACCTGCTTCCTGTGCTCCCGGTACAGCGCTGCCTTCCTCTGCCTCCAGCCCAGGTGCGTAAGCCCCTCCCTCTGCTTCCTGTACGCGTCCAGGTGCAGCTGCTGCTTCAGCTCGATGGCGTCCTGCTCCTCCGCCAGCCGCCGCTGCTCCGCGGCGTCGCTCCGCCACGCCACCGCCTCCCTCGCTCGCTGCTGCAGCAacagagaaactaaccaatcagcaCACAGGAAACACTCACACGGACCAAt contains:
- the LOC117941430 gene encoding translation initiation factor IF-2, mitochondrial-like; amino-acid sequence: MTSLCCCQGDNLLALAEAVVALAEVLELKAEPSGAVEGLIIESRSDRGKGPVATAIVQRGTLRRGCVLVAGTSWAKVRFLFDETGRAVASAGPSAAVQVVGWKDPPSAGDVFLEVQSEQRAREAVAWRSDAAEQRRLAEEQDAIELKQQLHLDAYRKQREGLTHLGWRQRKAALYREHRKQVALRPSERTPREGRSLALIIKGDVDGSVETVLNILDTYDAQQQCELELLHFGIGDVSENDVNMAAMFAGDHLDA